The proteins below are encoded in one region of Lactuca sativa cultivar Salinas chromosome 3, Lsat_Salinas_v11, whole genome shotgun sequence:
- the LOC111907572 gene encoding uncharacterized protein LOC111907572 isoform X1, translated as MLGAGLQHGRSSGGEDRFYMPAKARRIRQHQENLRRAQSDVTPTQSTTSSVREEPENRLMQPSNPVPLESSVVAVPATSSLCNLERFLETVTPSVPVQHLSKQRTMRGWKTSDVEYQPYFVLGDLWESFKEWSAYGAGVPLILNEANCVIQYYVPYLSGIQIYVDPLNSSIKSRKPTEDIDDNSFTDSSSDVSSDYEHERGSLHYLREKSDQYSKNDILDLMDDLSMNDENNVLQEDFSSDDGDSATTQSCLIFEYMEHSQPLGREPLSDKILDLAQRFPELKSLRSCDLLPSSWLSVAWYPIYRIPMGPTLKDLDACFLTFHSLHTPTTGNECEHPPVVRHFSGTGVVSLPAFGLASYKFKAPLWVPNELPLMTSLLQAADTWLTSLQVNHPDYLFFSRR; from the exons ATGTTGGGCGCTGGATTGCAGCATGGACGTAGTAGTGGTGGAGAGGATAGGTTTTACATGCCGGCGAAAGCGAGAAGGATTCGTCAGCATCAAGAGAACCTCCGTAGAGCTCAAAGTGACGTTACTCCGACCCAATCTACGACATCTTCTGTCAGGGAGGAGCCGGAGAATCGACTCATGCAGCCATCAAATCCGGTGCCGTTGGAATCCTCAGTGGTGGCGGTGCCGGCAACATCATCGTTGTGTAATCTTGAACGGTTTTTGGAAACTGTTACGCCTTCTGTTCCTGTTCAACATCTCTCCAAG CAGAGAACTATGAGAGGATGGAAGACAAGTGATGTGGAATATCAACCATACTttgttcttggtgatttgtggGAATCTTTCAAGGAGTGGAGTGCTTATGGTGCAGGAGTTCCTTTGATATTGAATGAAGCTAATTGTGTGATCCAGTATTATGTGCCTTATCTATCTGGAATTCAAATATATGTAGACCCTTTGAACTCTTCAATAAAATCCAG GAAACCAACTGAGGATATTGATGATAACTCATTTACGGATTCAAGTAGTGATGTGAGCAGTGATTATGAACATGAAAGGGGTTCTTTACATTATCTAAGGGAGAAGAGTGATCAATACTCAAAGAATGACATTCTTGACCTAATGGATGATTTGTCAATGAATGATGAGAACAATGTACTTCAAGAAGACTTTTCTAGTGATGATGGTGATTCTGCCACCACTCAAAGTTGCTTGATATTTGagtacatggaacatagtcagcCTTTGGGCAGAGAACCTTTGAGTGATAAG ATACTTGATCTTGCTCAACGCTTCCCTGAATTGAAAAGTCTAAGAAGTTGTGACTTGCTGCCATCTAGTTGGCTTTCTGTCGCTTG GTACCCAATATACAGAATTCCCATGGGGCCCACCTTGAAAGATCTTGATGCTTGTTTTCTAACTTTTCATTCCCTTCACACTCCTACTACAG gCAATGAATGTGAGCATCCACCTGTTGTAAGGCATTTCAGTGGGACGGGTGTGGTCTCATTACCAGCATTTGGTCTTGCTTCATACAAATTCAAGGCACCACTGTGGGTCCCCAATGAATTGCCATTGATGACCTCTTTGTTACAAGCTGCTGACACCTGGTTGACTTCACTTCAAGTCAACCATCCAGATTATCTTTTCTTTTCACGTAGATGA
- the LOC111907572 gene encoding uncharacterized protein LOC111907572 isoform X2 has protein sequence MLGAGLQHGRSSGGEDRFYMPAKARRIRQHQENLRRAQSDVTPTQSTTSSVREEPENRLMQPSNPVPLESSVVAVPATSSLCNLERFLETVTPSVPVQHLSKRTMRGWKTSDVEYQPYFVLGDLWESFKEWSAYGAGVPLILNEANCVIQYYVPYLSGIQIYVDPLNSSIKSRKPTEDIDDNSFTDSSSDVSSDYEHERGSLHYLREKSDQYSKNDILDLMDDLSMNDENNVLQEDFSSDDGDSATTQSCLIFEYMEHSQPLGREPLSDKILDLAQRFPELKSLRSCDLLPSSWLSVAWYPIYRIPMGPTLKDLDACFLTFHSLHTPTTGNECEHPPVVRHFSGTGVVSLPAFGLASYKFKAPLWVPNELPLMTSLLQAADTWLTSLQVNHPDYLFFSRR, from the exons ATGTTGGGCGCTGGATTGCAGCATGGACGTAGTAGTGGTGGAGAGGATAGGTTTTACATGCCGGCGAAAGCGAGAAGGATTCGTCAGCATCAAGAGAACCTCCGTAGAGCTCAAAGTGACGTTACTCCGACCCAATCTACGACATCTTCTGTCAGGGAGGAGCCGGAGAATCGACTCATGCAGCCATCAAATCCGGTGCCGTTGGAATCCTCAGTGGTGGCGGTGCCGGCAACATCATCGTTGTGTAATCTTGAACGGTTTTTGGAAACTGTTACGCCTTCTGTTCCTGTTCAACATCTCTCCAAG AGAACTATGAGAGGATGGAAGACAAGTGATGTGGAATATCAACCATACTttgttcttggtgatttgtggGAATCTTTCAAGGAGTGGAGTGCTTATGGTGCAGGAGTTCCTTTGATATTGAATGAAGCTAATTGTGTGATCCAGTATTATGTGCCTTATCTATCTGGAATTCAAATATATGTAGACCCTTTGAACTCTTCAATAAAATCCAG GAAACCAACTGAGGATATTGATGATAACTCATTTACGGATTCAAGTAGTGATGTGAGCAGTGATTATGAACATGAAAGGGGTTCTTTACATTATCTAAGGGAGAAGAGTGATCAATACTCAAAGAATGACATTCTTGACCTAATGGATGATTTGTCAATGAATGATGAGAACAATGTACTTCAAGAAGACTTTTCTAGTGATGATGGTGATTCTGCCACCACTCAAAGTTGCTTGATATTTGagtacatggaacatagtcagcCTTTGGGCAGAGAACCTTTGAGTGATAAG ATACTTGATCTTGCTCAACGCTTCCCTGAATTGAAAAGTCTAAGAAGTTGTGACTTGCTGCCATCTAGTTGGCTTTCTGTCGCTTG GTACCCAATATACAGAATTCCCATGGGGCCCACCTTGAAAGATCTTGATGCTTGTTTTCTAACTTTTCATTCCCTTCACACTCCTACTACAG gCAATGAATGTGAGCATCCACCTGTTGTAAGGCATTTCAGTGGGACGGGTGTGGTCTCATTACCAGCATTTGGTCTTGCTTCATACAAATTCAAGGCACCACTGTGGGTCCCCAATGAATTGCCATTGATGACCTCTTTGTTACAAGCTGCTGACACCTGGTTGACTTCACTTCAAGTCAACCATCCAGATTATCTTTTCTTTTCACGTAGATGA